CTGTGGAAGGGTCTCATGTACCGCTGGATATATTGATTGGGCAGGCTTTATCACGATTCCATTCTTAGCTATGACGGCATTTTTGATCATTTTGATTATCAGTATCGCTGGATGGAAACATTCCAAGGAGGTTTAATATATGAAAAAATTACTTATATTCGGTGGAATCATCGTTATTTTATTTATTGCAACGGCATTCTTAACTAATATGGCTGAAACGGAAAATGTCGAGGAGGATAACCCGTATGGTAAAGATCGCCTCCATGCTGAGACAGCTGACCTTTTAGATGATCCGCACTATCAGAACATCATCACACCTGAAGAACTTGATGAAAAGTTAGAAAATGGTGAAGATGTGACGGTTTATTTCTTCAGTCCTACTTGTGGCATCTGTCAGGAGACTACACCTGAGATCATGCCTCTTGCTGAAGAAATGGGTGTCGACTTAGTTCAATACAATGTGTTGGAATTCCAAGAAGCATGGGATAGCAAAAGTGAAGGCGGCTTCGGGATTGAAGGAACTCCAACTGTCGTTCACTTTGAAGATGGAGAAGAAGTAGACCAAAGAGTAGTTGGTCGGACTCCTAACGAAGGTTACCAAAGCTATTTTGAAAAATATGTATTAGATTAATAATTAAAGCCCCCTTTCGGTAGAAAGGGGGCTTTGCTATATCACTAAACTAATTATAGTTCAAAAATTTCATCTTTAATCTTATTTTCACCTGTAATCAAATCGAACCCTTTATTATACGATTTAGGGTTATCAATCAGGTGGAAGATGGTAAGCGCTACATCTTCTCGAGGAATGGAACCTGGTGCAATTCCCTCTCCTATCTTAATTTTACCAATGCCTTCATCGTTTGTAAGACCACCTGGACGAACGATAGTGTAATCCATATCACTTCGCTCAAGTGCTACATCTGCATAATGTTTTGCGACATAATAGTGTCTGATTTTATCGTTCCAGTTTTCACGATTATTCGCCTGATATGCGCTAACTTGGATATACCTTTTGATTCCTGCTTTTTCTGCAGCCTCAACAGATTTAACTGCGCCATCAAGGTCGATCAATAATGTTTTATCTGAACCAGTATCAGGACCTGAACCAGCTGCGAATACCACCGCATCGCAACCTTCAGCCGCTTCTGCGATATTATCAACGGAACCTTCTAGATCTGCCAGTACAGCCTCGATTCCTTCCTGTTCGAATTGTTTCTTCTGTTCTTCTTTTCTTACCATTGCACGAACTTCGTGCTCTTTGCTGTCTTGTATAAAATGAACTAATTGTTTCCCTATCTTACCATTTGCACCTACTACAAAAACCTTCATGATTAAAGTCTCCTTTATTGTTGAGAGTTAAATATAATCTCACACTACAACTTATACCCGGAATGGTGAGATTGTATTCAGGTATGTAGTAATTGAGGGTTTGAACGAGATTTTAATTAACCAATATAACATTAATGACGCAAAATCCAAACTACAGGAAGCCCCAAAATTGATCCTTTTCCACACCGCGACTATCGCCAAAATCAAAAAAAGATCCTTGGTTAATCAATAACCAAGGATCTTCCTTTCAATGACTACTCTTTATTATCAGAATCGGAGTTATCATCATCGCTTTTCTTCTCGTCTGGTAAAGGATCCACTTTATGTTCATATGCGTAACCTTTAGAAATGGCATAAATCGTCAGAAACATAACGGCTATGATAATTGCGATTGATACAATCATTATCTTGACCATAGGATTACCCCTTTAGAATCTGTATGAATTTATCCCCATTATACTAACGTGCTCAAAAAGAAACAATTCTAATTTATTAAGAGCGTTTGTTGTTGTAATTCTTACCGCGTGAGTTTTTGTTGCGATCGTTGTTGCGTCCGCCGCGACCTTTGTTGCGGTCGTTACGTCCGCGGCCACCGCCGCCTCCACGGTAATTGCTGCGCTTTTTATTGTCGTTGCGAACACGTTTACCACGCAATGGTGCAACTTCAGTCAGCTTAACTGGTGTTTGGTCTGGTTCTTTAGCTAACAATTTCAACGCTGCTGCAACCACGTCAACCGCATGATGATTTTCTAGCAACTGTTCTGCTGCGTGAGTGAATTTTTCCGCTTCGCCTTTATCGATCATTTCGATCAGTTCATCTCTAGCTGCTTGTTGAACTCCCTCTACAACCTCATCGTAAGAAGGGATGTTTTTCTTAATCATACGACGCTTAGTCATACGTTCAATCGCTTTAAGATGCTCAGATTCACGGAAAGTCGAGAATGTAATCGCCTGACCTTTTTTACCTGCACGACCTGTACGTCCGATACGGTGAACATAGCTTTCTGGGTCCTGAGGCAAGTCAAAGTTGTAAACATGGGTTACACCTGAAATGTCCAAGCCACGAGCTGCTACGTCCGTTGCTACTAAGATGTCAGTAGAACCTGACTTAAAACGACGGATAGTGTGTTCACGCTTGTTCTGAGGGATATCACCATGGATTCCTTCTGCGAAGTATCCACGTTTTGATAAACCTTCCGATAGTTCATCGACACGCTTTTTCGTACGACCAAAAATGATCGCCAAGTCAGGTGACTCGATGTCTAACATACGGCAAAGCACGTCAAACTTCTGGTTTTCCTTCAATTCAACATAGTACTGTTCAATATTATCGACTGTCAGTTCTTTTGATTTTACCTGGATCAATTCAGGTTCTTTCATGAACTTCTCAGCCAACTTCTGAATTCTCTTAGGCATTGTCGCTGAGAACAATAGCGTCTGATATTCAGATGGAATAGAATCCATAATCGCTTCGATATCTTCGATGAATCCCATGTTCAACATTTCGTCTGCTTCATCTAAAACAACTGTTTTGATATTGTCCAAACGAATCGTTTTACGACGGATGTGATCCAATAAACGACCTGGTGTAGCTGCTACCAGTTGTGGTTTGTTTTTCAACGCACGAATTTGGCGGTTGATGTCTTGGCCGCCATAAACTGGTACCGTTTTGATTTTTTTTGTTTGACCTATACGATTAAGCTCTTCGGCTACTTGGATTGCTAGCTCACGTGTTGGAGCGATAACAAGTCCTTGAATAGCTGATAGATCCATATCGATGTTTTCCATCATTGGCACACCAAATGCAGTCGTTTTACCTGTTCCGGTTTGTGCTTGTCCAATTAAATCTTTTCCTGTTAATGCTGTAGGGATCGATTGTTCCTGAATCGGTGTTGGATTTTCGAATCCCATGTTTGATAAGGCACTTAAAATATCCTTATCAATGTTAAAATCACTGAATAATTTCAAATTGCTTTCCTCCTAAATTTACCTCTGTAAATTTTCCTATTATATTTTCCAGAGAAAAGTTAGAGTACTTTTCAACTTTTCTTATACATTTACATTCATTTTTATTGTAAATTGTTCCGAGTATAAAAATAGCTACTATAAATTGTAGGAAATAACTGAATTGCCTACATCTAAAGTAGCTACGTAATCTATTTCCTTATTTATATCTAACTTTTCACAAGACAATTTAGTATAACTGTTTCAAGGGTCAAAAGTCAACCGTGATCAATTAATCATCGAGCAAATCTTTAGCAAATTGTTCTAATACCATATCATCCATGGGTGGGTTGTGAAGACCCGCCCGGACATCACGATAATATTTTTCAAACAACGCATCTTTCGAAAGACCACGTCCACCAGACACACGCATTGCTAAATCAACGATTTTCTGCGCGTCATTTGTTACAGAAACTTTGGCAACAGCAAGAGATGACATAAGTTCCGGGCGACGTTCAGGATACTGATCCCATTTTTCCGCCACACGGTACAAGAGGTGCCTGGAACGCATGAGTAACATCTCCATCTCACCTATCTTCTCGCGGATATGATGTTCTTTTGAAATGGTATGGTCGAGACTATTCGGTTGGAAACTCTTAGAAAATTCAACAGCTTCCCTTGTTGCGGCACTCGCAATCCCTAAGTAACACGCAGGGATATGTAAGAGCCACCCTTTTGGACCCGAACGCTTACCTGACTTACGCTCGACTAATCTTTCTTGTTTTACACGGACATCTTGTAAAACAAGATCATCACTTCCTGTACCCCTCATACCTAATGTGTCCCATGTTCGGTCAACTGATACACCCAAATTGTTCATATCCACTAAAAAAGACCCTACTTGGTCATCGTCTTCGATATAAGCTGAAACGATTGCGTAATCCAAATGAGAAGCAAGAGTAGTGAACGTCTTTCTTCCATTCAAAATATACCCTTGTCCGTCCCAAATAGCTGTTGTTTCTGGACGACCTCCTCGCGTCGGACTACCTGTATTTCTCTCAGTCGAAGCACGGTTGACCAACTTCTGTTTACTAACTTCCCGAGCTAGAAATTCGAAATTCTCTTCGGTCCATTTATGCTCATCCCTTAGTTCCATGATGATACCTAAATGCCAACCGACTGAGAGCGCAGTCGCGCCATCACCTTCAGCTATCTTTTCCTGCATCACTAAC
Above is a window of Halalkalibacillus sediminis DNA encoding:
- a CDS encoding thioredoxin family protein is translated as MKKLLIFGGIIVILFIATAFLTNMAETENVEEDNPYGKDRLHAETADLLDDPHYQNIITPEELDEKLENGEDVTVYFFSPTCGICQETTPEIMPLAEEMGVDLVQYNVLEFQEAWDSKSEGGFGIEGTPTVVHFEDGEEVDQRVVGRTPNEGYQSYFEKYVLD
- a CDS encoding SDR family oxidoreductase, producing MKVFVVGANGKIGKQLVHFIQDSKEHEVRAMVRKEEQKKQFEQEGIEAVLADLEGSVDNIAEAAEGCDAVVFAAGSGPDTGSDKTLLIDLDGAVKSVEAAEKAGIKRYIQVSAYQANNRENWNDKIRHYYVAKHYADVALERSDMDYTIVRPGGLTNDEGIGKIKIGEGIAPGSIPREDVALTIFHLIDNPKSYNKGFDLITGENKIKDEIFEL
- the ytzI gene encoding YtzI protein, producing the protein MVKIMIVSIAIIIAVMFLTIYAISKGYAYEHKVDPLPDEKKSDDDNSDSDNKE
- a CDS encoding DEAD/DEAH box helicase, translated to MGFENPTPIQEQSIPTALTGKDLIGQAQTGTGKTTAFGVPMMENIDMDLSAIQGLVIAPTRELAIQVAEELNRIGQTKKIKTVPVYGGQDINRQIRALKNKPQLVAATPGRLLDHIRRKTIRLDNIKTVVLDEADEMLNMGFIEDIEAIMDSIPSEYQTLLFSATMPKRIQKLAEKFMKEPELIQVKSKELTVDNIEQYYVELKENQKFDVLCRMLDIESPDLAIIFGRTKKRVDELSEGLSKRGYFAEGIHGDIPQNKREHTIRRFKSGSTDILVATDVAARGLDISGVTHVYNFDLPQDPESYVHRIGRTGRAGKKGQAITFSTFRESEHLKAIERMTKRRMIKKNIPSYDEVVEGVQQAARDELIEMIDKGEAEKFTHAAEQLLENHHAVDVVAAALKLLAKEPDQTPVKLTEVAPLRGKRVRNDNKKRSNYRGGGGGRGRNDRNKGRGGRNNDRNKNSRGKNYNNKRS
- a CDS encoding acyl-CoA dehydrogenase family protein; amino-acid sequence: MGNGLFLQNERQHQLYDRASQLADQIKPFAKESDKKGQLAEEIIQQLKNNHYLSMTLPEEYGGEHLSLYEWLVMQEKIAEGDGATALSVGWHLGIIMELRDEHKWTEENFEFLAREVSKQKLVNRASTERNTGSPTRGGRPETTAIWDGQGYILNGRKTFTTLASHLDYAIVSAYIEDDDQVGSFLVDMNNLGVSVDRTWDTLGMRGTGSDDLVLQDVRVKQERLVERKSGKRSGPKGWLLHIPACYLGIASAATREAVEFSKSFQPNSLDHTISKEHHIREKIGEMEMLLMRSRHLLYRVAEKWDQYPERRPELMSSLAVAKVSVTNDAQKIVDLAMRVSGGRGLSKDALFEKYYRDVRAGLHNPPMDDMVLEQFAKDLLDD